In Haloarcula halophila, the genomic window GCAGCCCCCGATGGAACAACGCCTCGTGGTAGGTGACCTATCGTGATCCGGAATGACCGCGAACTTCCTCCAGCAGCGGACCGACGGACGACTGATGCCGACGGCCACGACTGTATCGACCCGCTGGGCGTGGCCATCGTAACCGTGTCCTCGTCCCGCGGAGACGGCGTCGAAAAGACGCCACCCGACCCCAGTGGCGACGCCATTGCGAGTATCCTCGTCGAAGCGGGCCACGTCGTCACGTCACGCCGGATGGTTCCGGACGACTACGTCCGGATCAAGACCACAGTGAGCGACTGCCTGGATCGACCGGATGTCGACCTCGTCGTGACCACAGGCGGAACGGGAGTCACCGTCGACGACGTCACTCCGGACGCGGTGAGCGAACTCTTCGACCGCGAACTGCCGGGCTTCGGCGAAGCGTTCCGATGGCTCTCGTGGGAGGAGGTACGAACGCGTATCGTCTCAACCCGTGCGACAGCGGGCATCGCCCGCGACGTGCCAGTGTTCGTGCTCCCGGGAAGTGTGAACGCCGTCGAGCTCGCCACGGCGGAGATTATCAGCGAGGAAGCCCCGCATCTTGCCGGACTCGCAACCCGACACAAGGTCGAATAGATGCAGGGTTCTAAAATGTATCAGGAGGTAATCCTGGATCACTACCGTAACCCTCGAAGGTGGGGCCGCCTCTCGCCGGTTACCTTCTCGCACACTGGCGAGAATACCTCCTGTGGCGACGAACTCACGTTTGATCTCAGACTCGCCAAGGACGGTGAGACGATCGAAGAGGTCACGTTTACTGGAGAAGGCTGTGCGATCAGCATTGCGAGTGCGAGCCTGCTCGCCGAAGAACTCCCAGGAATGACGCTCTCGGAGGTTCGTGACCTCGACCGTGAGGACGCCCTCGATCTCTTGGGAATCGAGCTGACGCCGATGCGCGTCCCGTGTGCTGTGCTCGCGGAGAAAGTGGTTCAGGACGGTATCGAGAGCCACGAGGAGGACACGTAACCGATGACGCTCTACGGAATCGGGCTGGGACCGGGTTCGGCGGACCTGCTCACGGTTCGCGGCAAACGACGACTCGAATCGGTCGACGTCGTCTACTCACCGGGACGACTGTCACGGCGCGTCGCAGCCGAGTACGTTTCCGAATCGAAACTGAGTGACCTCGAGTTCCCGATGACGACCGATCCCAAAGAACTCCAGGCAGCGTGGGAGACGGCGGCCGCGGAAGTCGCGCCGAAAGCGCGAGAGGCCGACGCGGCGTTCGTCACGCTCGGCGATCCCTGTATCTACTCGACGTTCGGGCACCTGCGTCGGACGCTTCGCGAGCAGCATCCCAGCATCGACATCGAAGTCGTTCCTGGTGTCAGCAGTGTGACGGCGTTCGCTTCGGTCCTCGGGGTCGACATCGACGCTGGCGCTGAACTGACGCTACGCGAGGCGACCGACGGCGAAGCACCGATCGGTCCGAATCGGTTGATCCTGTTCAAAGTGACTGACGCACCGACGACCTACGAAAAGATGACTGAAGCAGGGTACGAGGTGACGTTCGGACGGCGACTCTTCATGGATTCGGAAGAGGCCCTCGTTACGAACGATCCCGGTGAGGTAACTGATCGAGACTACTACACGCTCGCGTACGCAGAGAAACGGGAGGCGACCGGGTCTGCGTGATGGGCGGACGCTGTCGGTCGTCCGGGGTAGGACCAACGTGAAGTGTCCTCAGGCGATGACGCCGAGGGTTTCTAGTTCTTCGGTGGAGTATTCCGTGCGGAGTTCTTCCATCGAGTGTTCTTCGAGAACCTCCGCTCGCTGTTCGTCACTCATCTCGGTCAACTCGCTGAAGCAGTGGCACATTGCAACCGTATCTGGGTGCCACAGCTACTAAATGCCTGTTAGCACGCTTCTCGGACTTATGTAATACGGAATCTGAGGTAGCAACGATTAGCAATTCCAGAGCCCACGTTAGTTATTCCGGCATCGGTTAGTAAGTCCCTCCCTCACCTAGATAGAGATTATTAACTCTACCGCACAAAATCATAGCTCTTATTATCTAGTCTATCAGTGTTAACAACAGATGCCTCGATACACCCGACGACGACTCGTCGCAACTGGAATCGGATTCACCACCATCGGCTCCCTCGCTGGCTGTCTCTCGAACGACGCCAGCTCTAATGATTCAGGTGGAGCCGGGCCGGAAGCCCAGTCTTCGTTCTTCGTATTCGGGGACTTGGCCAGTCAGGTTGCAGGCGACACTGCGACCGCAGAGACGCTCGTCCCGATCGGCCAACACGGCCACGGGTGGGAGCCTGGCTCCAAAATACAGGGAACGATCCTCGAATCGGATCTCTTCCTCTACGGGATGGAGGGATTCCAGCCTTGGGCTGACGACCTCGTGACGAGTCTCCGTGACGACGACGCCGATGTCGACATCGTCGCTGCTGGTGCTGGTATCGACCTCATCGAAGGCGGACACGACCACGGTCACGAAGAAGACCACGAGGGGGAACACGAGGAAGGCCACGAGGAAGGCCACGACGGCGAAGGAGAACACGGCCACGACGAACACGAAGAGGGAGACCACGAGGAGCACCACGGCGAATCGGTCCCGTGGGAGTGGGTTGGTCTCTACCACCTCGAAGCTGGCACCTACACGTACACGTTCCACGAGGGCCCTGATCCGAAGATGCAGCTGCCGTTATCGCAACCGAAGAGGGCGGCGACCACGGCATTCACCACGTCGAGGAGACCGCAACCACCCTCTACGGCGACCACGACACGCACACACCGGTAGAAGGCGGAGAGACCCTCACGCCGTCCAGTGAGTCACTCTACCACCTCCAGTTCGCGGATTCCGGCGAGACGACGTTCTCCCTCGATATCGAAACGGAGGGCCACTACGTACTCTTCGCCCAGCACGCTCCCGCGGAGTTCGACGCGACGCTCACCAACAGCAGTGGGTCGGCCATCGAACCCGAAGTGACCGAGACTGCCGGCGAATACGGACACG contains:
- a CDS encoding MogA/MoaB family molybdenum cofactor biosynthesis protein; its protein translation is MIRNDRELPPAADRRTTDADGHDCIDPLGVAIVTVSSSRGDGVEKTPPDPSGDAIASILVEAGHVVTSRRMVPDDYVRIKTTVSDCLDRPDVDLVVTTGGTGVTVDDVTPDAVSELFDRELPGFGEAFRWLSWEEVRTRIVSTRATAGIARDVPVFVLPGSVNAVELATAEIISEEAPHLAGLATRHKVE
- a CDS encoding iron-sulfur cluster assembly scaffold protein → MQGSKMYQEVILDHYRNPRRWGRLSPVTFSHTGENTSCGDELTFDLRLAKDGETIEEVTFTGEGCAISIASASLLAEELPGMTLSEVRDLDREDALDLLGIELTPMRVPCAVLAEKVVQDGIESHEEDT
- a CDS encoding cobalt-factor II C(20)-methyltransferase, producing MTLYGIGLGPGSADLLTVRGKRRLESVDVVYSPGRLSRRVAAEYVSESKLSDLEFPMTTDPKELQAAWETAAAEVAPKAREADAAFVTLGDPCIYSTFGHLRRTLREQHPSIDIEVVPGVSSVTAFASVLGVDIDAGAELTLREATDGEAPIGPNRLILFKVTDAPTTYEKMTEAGYEVTFGRRLFMDSEEALVTNDPGEVTDRDYYTLAYAEKREATGSA
- a CDS encoding metal ABC transporter solute-binding protein, Zn/Mn family, encoding MPRYTRRRLVATGIGFTTIGSLAGCLSNDASSNDSGGAGPEAQSSFFVFGDLASQVAGDTATAETLVPIGQHGHGWEPGSKIQGTILESDLFLYGMEGFQPWADDLVTSLRDDDADVDIVAAGAGIDLIEGGHDHGHEEDHEGEHEEGHEEGHDGEGEHGHDEHEEGDHEEHHGESVPWEWVGLYHLEAGTYTYTFHEGPDPKMQLPLSQPKRAATTAFTTSRRPQPPSTATTTRTHR